In a genomic window of Deinococcus roseus:
- a CDS encoding diguanylate cyclase, with amino-acid sequence MNHPAHGQMKPEEHYIRDPLTGAYTRGLLDSRLSEEVARSQREQGQLTVCLFDIDHFKSVNDAYGHARGDEVLVHLVQVVQASLRTSDVLFRYGGDEFVVLLPSTGRAQAEIVCQRMVQQVRSQVLEGSPPLKISISMGLAVFPEDASGGRELLQVADERNYLAKRQGRDRFVSQSLAEKPALQFDAQSRPLERDHQLGVFHQFMHRLETSRTGILRITGETGSGRTFFLNRIQQDLHARNHLHLALTPTRTLQHRPYAVFQHAQGLEVSIQAGVTGIVRQLTQAVQEQQKAGLALLIENMALLDWASRALLSRLLQDWSGPPLAIIYTQGVQDIPPVLQPGNRNEVQVVLTPLSRHAIQVWMREILRWEAPAELIDWIFGTSQGLPARVRTILQALLDQKQLLRREEGWQLDAGFRGTVLNFQHEQATPTTLPVPSTHFFGREKEWAEVNSLFEHRRLVTLVGPGGIGKTRLSIEVAELRQEHYQDGVWFVGLDSIQNPELVVPSIARVLGIKEGRRPLIEDLKDHLKKQSRLLVLDNFEQVIEAAPLLDGLLAAAPGLQMLVTSREKLNISGEQVFVVPPLGMPADRDITSEEEAYQYSAMSLFIDRARAVLPGLELSRAQLKSIQQICQQLDGLPLALELAAASLDLFSPEELAHDLGQKRLDVLTEGPRNLAERQKTLRNTISWSHHLLNPQEQWVFARMGVFLGGWSFEAAQAVCSEMSTLFTSAVSLQSTLMKLAAKSLIQFQRNQKRFSMLQTIREFAQEKLQASQEQAQVQHAHAQHFLNLGQQAEGYLVGDGQDDWLERLQINHGNLREALTYMLEHHEVLWAMQLCNSIWKFWQFKTHHQEGRNWIRQVLLRSKMALLSSKNLEERKVLRELEARLQMAGGWLANDQADHAESAELFYASLAGFREVGDRRGIGLALQGTGEVMMNHGQYPEAMHHFEESRQIMQELGDLEEYAWVTDHLGRCQQITGQLEAAEESFTLCSQLFRQLKQHWGESIATIHLADVLVRQAKFTQVLHLTSPWIRQQRDKKDTSGFVYAMALGWSGESHLHLGHFEQAREDLEEALETCNTSGFRLTRIPVTLSLLHLLQGSLEDAVPLLLSTLRIVKALHDPVRVLEMLIPMVHLQLLKGNPQKAVAYLGALSHLKKEYDIQSTPQEAFVLDPLQLELQAQLSPAEFGQHWQKGATFSKTELLQQLELELQKLQQSQ; translated from the coding sequence ATGAACCACCCTGCCCACGGGCAAATGAAACCAGAAGAACATTACATCCGGGATCCCCTGACGGGAGCCTACACCCGTGGTCTGCTGGACTCACGGCTGAGTGAAGAAGTGGCCCGATCCCAGCGGGAACAGGGTCAGCTGACCGTGTGTCTGTTTGACATCGACCACTTCAAGAGTGTCAACGATGCTTACGGCCACGCTCGGGGAGATGAAGTGCTGGTGCATCTGGTGCAGGTGGTGCAGGCCAGCCTGAGAACTTCAGATGTGCTGTTCCGTTACGGTGGAGATGAATTTGTGGTGCTGCTTCCCTCCACCGGACGTGCCCAGGCAGAAATTGTATGCCAGCGCATGGTGCAGCAGGTGCGCTCCCAGGTGCTGGAAGGGTCTCCCCCGCTCAAAATCTCCATCAGCATGGGGCTGGCGGTTTTTCCCGAAGACGCTTCTGGAGGCCGGGAGCTGCTGCAGGTGGCAGACGAACGCAACTATCTGGCCAAACGCCAGGGCCGGGACCGCTTTGTCAGTCAATCCCTGGCCGAAAAACCCGCTTTGCAGTTCGATGCCCAGTCCAGACCCCTGGAACGGGACCACCAGCTGGGCGTGTTCCACCAGTTCATGCACCGGCTGGAAACCAGCAGAACTGGCATCCTGCGCATCACTGGAGAAACAGGCTCCGGGCGCACTTTCTTTCTGAATCGCATCCAGCAGGATTTGCATGCCAGAAACCACCTTCACCTTGCCCTCACCCCCACCCGCACCCTGCAGCACCGCCCTTACGCGGTTTTTCAGCATGCCCAGGGTCTGGAGGTGTCCATTCAGGCTGGGGTCACAGGCATTGTCAGACAATTGACCCAGGCTGTGCAGGAACAGCAAAAAGCAGGACTGGCCCTCCTGATTGAGAACATGGCCCTGCTGGACTGGGCCAGCCGTGCCCTGCTGTCCCGGCTGTTGCAGGACTGGAGTGGTCCTCCTCTGGCCATCATTTACACGCAGGGCGTGCAGGACATTCCGCCAGTGTTGCAGCCAGGCAACCGCAATGAAGTGCAGGTGGTGCTCACACCCCTGTCCCGGCATGCCATTCAGGTGTGGATGCGCGAAATCCTGCGCTGGGAAGCCCCTGCAGAATTGATCGACTGGATTTTTGGAACCTCTCAGGGGTTGCCTGCCCGGGTCAGGACCATCCTGCAGGCCCTGCTGGACCAGAAGCAACTGCTGCGTCGGGAGGAGGGCTGGCAGCTGGATGCAGGATTTCGGGGCACAGTGCTGAACTTTCAGCATGAACAGGCCACCCCCACCACCCTGCCTGTCCCCTCCACCCACTTCTTTGGCCGGGAAAAAGAATGGGCCGAGGTCAACAGCCTGTTTGAACACCGCAGGCTGGTCACCCTGGTGGGACCGGGAGGCATTGGCAAAACCCGCCTGAGCATCGAGGTGGCCGAATTGCGGCAGGAGCACTACCAGGATGGGGTTTGGTTTGTGGGCCTGGACAGCATCCAGAACCCTGAACTGGTGGTGCCCAGCATCGCAAGGGTGCTGGGGATCAAAGAAGGCCGCCGCCCCCTGATTGAAGACCTCAAAGACCACCTGAAAAAACAGTCCAGACTGCTGGTGCTGGACAATTTCGAACAGGTGATTGAAGCTGCACCCCTGCTGGATGGGTTGCTGGCTGCTGCCCCTGGTTTGCAGATGCTGGTGACCAGCCGTGAAAAACTCAACATTTCAGGAGAGCAGGTTTTTGTGGTGCCTCCGCTGGGCATGCCTGCCGACCGGGACATCACCAGCGAGGAAGAAGCCTACCAGTACAGCGCCATGAGCCTGTTCATTGACCGGGCCAGGGCTGTGCTCCCAGGACTGGAGCTTTCCAGGGCACAGCTGAAATCCATCCAGCAGATCTGTCAGCAACTGGACGGCCTGCCTCTGGCCCTGGAACTGGCAGCGGCCTCTCTGGATCTGTTCTCTCCTGAAGAACTGGCCCATGACCTGGGGCAGAAAAGGCTGGACGTTCTGACCGAAGGCCCCCGCAACCTGGCCGAACGCCAGAAAACCCTGCGCAACACCATCAGCTGGAGCCACCACCTGCTGAACCCACAAGAGCAGTGGGTGTTTGCCCGCATGGGGGTTTTTCTGGGAGGCTGGTCTTTCGAGGCGGCACAGGCCGTCTGCTCCGAAATGTCCACCCTGTTCACCAGCGCTGTTTCCCTGCAAAGCACCCTGATGAAACTGGCCGCCAAAAGCCTGATTCAGTTTCAGCGCAACCAGAAACGCTTCAGCATGCTGCAGACCATCCGGGAATTTGCACAGGAAAAGCTGCAGGCCTCACAGGAGCAGGCCCAGGTGCAACACGCCCATGCACAACACTTCCTGAACCTGGGACAGCAGGCCGAAGGGTACCTGGTGGGCGATGGTCAGGACGACTGGCTGGAGCGCCTGCAAATCAACCATGGAAACCTGCGGGAAGCCCTGACCTACATGCTGGAGCACCATGAGGTGCTGTGGGCCATGCAGCTCTGCAACAGCATCTGGAAATTCTGGCAGTTCAAAACCCACCACCAGGAAGGCCGCAACTGGATCAGGCAGGTGCTGTTGCGCAGCAAAATGGCCCTGCTCAGCAGCAAAAACCTGGAGGAGCGCAAAGTGCTGCGGGAACTCGAAGCCCGCCTGCAAATGGCTGGAGGCTGGCTGGCCAACGACCAGGCCGACCATGCCGAATCTGCAGAGCTTTTCTATGCTTCTCTGGCAGGATTCCGTGAAGTGGGAGACCGTCGGGGCATAGGATTGGCCTTGCAGGGCACCGGAGAGGTGATGATGAACCATGGTCAGTATCCAGAGGCCATGCACCACTTCGAGGAAAGCCGCCAGATCATGCAGGAACTGGGTGACCTGGAGGAATATGCCTGGGTCACAGACCACCTGGGGCGCTGCCAGCAGATCACCGGGCAACTGGAGGCTGCCGAGGAAAGCTTCACGCTGTGCAGCCAGCTGTTTCGCCAGCTCAAACAACACTGGGGGGAAAGCATCGCCACCATCCATCTGGCAGATGTGCTGGTGAGACAGGCCAAGTTCACCCAGGTGTTGCACCTGACCTCACCCTGGATCAGGCAGCAGCGGGACAAGAAAGACACCAGTGGTTTTGTGTACGCCATGGCCCTGGGATGGTCTGGAGAGTCCCATCTGCACCTGGGGCACTTTGAGCAGGCCCGTGAAGACCTGGAAGAAGCCCTCGAGACCTGCAACACCTCAGGTTTTCGGTTGACCCGCATTCCTGTGACCCTCAGCCTGCTTCACCTGTTGCAGGGCAGCCTTGAAGACGCTGTACCCCTGCTGCTTTCCACCCTGCGCATTGTGAAAGCCCTGCATGATCCGGTGCGCGTCCTGGAAATGCTCATTCCCATGGTTCACCTGCAGCTTCTGAAGGGCAACCCGCAAAAAGCTGTGGCTTATCTGGGCGCACTTTCTCACCTCAAAAAGGAATATGACATCCAGTCCACCCCACAGGAGGCTTTTGTGCTGGACCCCCTCCAGCTTGAACTGCAAGCCCAGCTTTCTCCAGCAGAATTCGGGCAGCACTGGCAAAAGGGGGCAACTTTCAGCAAAACCGAATTGC